One Etheostoma cragini isolate CJK2018 chromosome 19, CSU_Ecrag_1.0, whole genome shotgun sequence DNA segment encodes these proteins:
- the hacd4 gene encoding very-long-chain (3R)-3-hydroxyacyl-CoA dehydratase 4: MLSFRLAYIFSYNLFQFCGHTWILANTMARFLTFGQDALADTFYSVGFVMSLCQLLSILELFHIADGIEKARLLPRFVQVMEKNLLLTMVIMLEEIQSKPVVCAQFFLWNILDLLRYPHELLCVMDTPSTAMLWTRYTLWIPLYILSVATEGVTIYQALPYVEPTTPSAPAHVGLPVILMLYLPVLGLGKMS, from the exons AT GCTCAGCTTCAGGCTCGCCTACATTTTCTCGTATAACCTGTTCCAGTTCTGTGGACACACATGGATACTGGCTAATACCATGGCCAGGTTTCTCACATTTGGTCAAG ATGCCTTAGCAGACACATTTTACTCTGTTGGCTTTGTGATGAGTCTGTGCCAGCTGCTCTCCATCCTGGAGCTTTTCCATATCGCAGATGGGATTGAGAAAGCCAGACTCCTGCCTCGCTTCGTCCAA GTCATGGAGAAGAACCTCCTGCTGACCATGGTCATCATGCTGGAGGAGATCCAGAGTAAACCAGTGGTGTGTGCACAGTTCTTCTTGTGGAACATTCTGGACCTCCTACG GTACCCACACGAGCTGCTATGTGTCATGGATACCCCCTCCACCGCCATGCTGTGGACTCGCTACACACTCTGGATCCCCTTATACATCCTGTCAGTGGCCACTGAAG GTGTCACCATATACCAGGCCCTGCCTTATGTTGAGCCAACCACACCATCAGCACCAGCACACGTTGGCCTCCCCGTCATCCTGATGCTCTACCTGCCTGTTCTGGGACTGGGTAAGATGAGTTAG